In the genome of Rhizobium etli 8C-3, one region contains:
- a CDS encoding DUF2336 domain-containing protein translates to MRDRFRDLERPLAIRKKDVVLMATVSSFEGLAHPTRSELRQFAELFMPLFQASSEEARRQAVAALSQCKTIPPAVALFIGSQPIAIAAPFLTASRAIDDDTLVIIARSQGTAHARAIVSRDSLSPKVIDALVALRQAEPRQTAPAAVADIPAETLALPPSAAAMDATDFSERLAKEEAMRERIKGLARHLGRNDANRLGLRTLSKIQEALLVRFARERQAGSFATALADALSASRWLAERIMLDISGQQLATTLTSLGMGFLDAVFVLERLYPHLAEAQHNVTRAWMVLDALDPEECHHRVEAWRRADSYTYGPQDQAPAEQAAAPVPPAVRQVPPARHIRIVGRR, encoded by the coding sequence GTGCGTGACCGGTTTCGAGACCTAGAGCGGCCTTTGGCCATCCGGAAAAAGGATGTGGTATTGATGGCGACAGTCAGCAGCTTCGAAGGATTGGCGCACCCAACCCGATCCGAGCTGCGACAGTTCGCCGAACTGTTCATGCCGCTTTTTCAGGCCTCTTCCGAAGAAGCGCGCCGCCAGGCGGTTGCCGCACTTTCCCAGTGCAAGACGATACCGCCGGCCGTTGCCCTCTTCATCGGCAGCCAGCCGATTGCAATCGCCGCGCCGTTCCTGACGGCCTCGCGGGCGATCGACGATGACACCTTGGTCATCATCGCCCGATCGCAGGGAACCGCCCACGCCCGGGCGATCGTCAGCCGCGACAGCCTTTCGCCGAAGGTCATCGATGCGCTCGTGGCGCTTCGTCAGGCCGAGCCGCGCCAGACTGCGCCTGCCGCCGTCGCCGACATACCGGCAGAAACGCTTGCCCTCCCGCCGAGCGCTGCCGCAATGGACGCGACCGATTTCAGCGAGCGCCTCGCCAAAGAAGAGGCGATGCGCGAAAGGATCAAGGGGCTGGCACGACATCTCGGACGCAATGACGCCAACCGCCTCGGTCTGCGCACGCTGTCCAAGATCCAAGAGGCGCTGCTCGTGCGCTTTGCCCGCGAACGGCAGGCCGGGTCCTTCGCAACGGCGCTTGCCGATGCGCTTTCGGCCAGCCGCTGGCTTGCCGAGCGCATCATGCTCGATATCTCCGGCCAGCAGCTCGCAACGACACTGACCAGCCTCGGCATGGGCTTTCTCGATGCCGTCTTCGTACTGGAGAGATTGTACCCGCACCTTGCCGAGGCCCAGCATAACGTCACCCGCGCCTGGATGGTGCTGGATGCGCTCGATCCGGAGGAATGCCATCACCGGGTCGAAGCCTGGCGTCGCGCCGACAGCTACACCTACGGTCCGCAAGACCAGGCGCCGGCGGAGCAGGCCGCCGCTCCCGTCCCGCCGGCCGTGCGCCAGGTGCCGCCGGCACGCCACATCCGCATCGTCGGCCGCCGGTAA
- a CDS encoding DUF1491 family protein, which yields MRLRTDIFVSALVRRVFARGNFAAVEKKGAQEAGAVFIRQLFRDGRETLYAPAPQSFFDEEESGMRLFEIRLDKVEAETVRELLDRERKFDPDLWIVELEADDVAEIVPLVDERKNPL from the coding sequence ATGAGATTGCGCACCGACATCTTCGTTTCCGCCCTCGTGCGCCGCGTTTTCGCCAGGGGAAATTTCGCCGCTGTCGAGAAGAAGGGGGCGCAGGAAGCGGGTGCCGTCTTCATCCGCCAGCTTTTCCGCGACGGGCGCGAAACGCTCTACGCGCCTGCCCCGCAGAGCTTCTTCGACGAGGAGGAGAGCGGCATGCGTCTTTTCGAGATCAGGCTTGACAAGGTGGAGGCCGAGACGGTGCGCGAACTGCTCGACCGCGAGCGGAAATTCGATCCGGATCTCTGGATTGTCGAGCTCGAAGCCGACGACGTCGCGGAGATCGTGCCGCTTGTCGACGAGCGGAAGAACCCTCTCTAA
- a CDS encoding porin — translation MNIKSLLLGSAAALAVVSGAQAADAIVAAEPEPVEYVRVCDAYGTGYFYIPGTETCLQIGGYIRFDVGFGAGDALKNNGSEDWDARTRAHINVIAKSDTEYGVLTSAIILESNFRPNEVDSDARSAGASSTFGSSQDSTGIDEAYIDLAGFRVGKFANWWDDDFSGETDVMTTLDGSTKQNSIRYQYDAGDFYAGIALEELVQTEGGNANNLGIDGSIGGKLGGFTYAIIGAYDTDAQEGAVLAKVGVDVGPGTLSVAGIYSTGLGDQGFNGYYDAGEWSVAAQYALKATDKFTVTPAVQYIDNIDADASGSWDSGSELRAGVTLDYEVVENLSTKLTATYVSDDHDNAADQDWVEGFFRLQRDF, via the coding sequence ATGAACATTAAGAGCCTTCTTCTCGGCTCCGCTGCTGCCCTCGCAGTAGTTTCCGGTGCTCAGGCCGCCGACGCCATCGTCGCTGCCGAACCGGAACCGGTCGAGTACGTCCGGGTCTGCGACGCCTACGGCACCGGCTACTTCTACATCCCGGGCACCGAAACCTGCCTCCAGATCGGCGGGTACATCCGTTTCGACGTTGGCTTCGGTGCTGGCGACGCATTGAAGAACAACGGTTCTGAGGACTGGGATGCCCGCACGCGTGCGCACATCAACGTCATCGCAAAGAGCGATACGGAATATGGCGTTCTTACGAGTGCGATCATTCTTGAATCCAATTTCCGCCCGAACGAAGTTGACAGCGACGCTCGTTCGGCTGGGGCATCGTCGACGTTCGGCAGTTCTCAAGACAGCACCGGCATCGACGAAGCTTACATCGATCTCGCCGGCTTCCGTGTTGGTAAGTTCGCCAACTGGTGGGATGATGACTTTTCGGGTGAAACCGATGTCATGACGACTCTCGATGGTTCGACAAAGCAGAATTCCATCCGCTATCAGTACGACGCTGGCGACTTCTATGCCGGTATTGCTCTCGAAGAACTGGTCCAGACAGAGGGCGGCAATGCCAACAACCTCGGCATCGACGGTTCCATCGGTGGCAAGCTCGGCGGCTTCACCTATGCGATCATCGGCGCTTACGATACCGACGCCCAGGAAGGTGCGGTACTTGCAAAGGTCGGTGTTGACGTTGGCCCGGGAACGCTCTCTGTTGCCGGTATCTATTCGACCGGTCTCGGCGATCAGGGCTTCAACGGCTATTACGATGCCGGCGAATGGTCCGTGGCTGCCCAGTACGCGCTCAAGGCCACCGACAAGTTCACGGTCACACCGGCTGTCCAGTACATCGACAACATCGATGCCGACGCAAGTGGCAGCTGGGACAGCGGCAGCGAGTTGCGCGCCGGCGTTACGCTCGATTACGAGGTCGTGGAAAATCTTTCCACAAAGCTCACTGCAACCTATGTTTCGGACGATCACGACAATGCGGCCGATCAGGACTGGGTCGAAGGCTTCTTCCGCCTTCAGCGCGACTTCTAG
- a CDS encoding TetR/AcrR family transcriptional regulator, with amino-acid sequence MESSYRRRKQPELVKRTLIDEAAKLAVREGLASVTVQAVSDAAGVTKGGFIHHFPSKKDLIDAVFAELLEAIDDDIDARMANDPEPYGSFTRAYIDSVFQNNLCTKGGQWAPLTISALTDPYLRDLMASWTEERARRHNETDGDTHLRIARLAADGIWLAHLYKIRITDPEKLRSELLATTRKAHAERKNQDTLTRIGHCPTTQV; translated from the coding sequence ATGGAAAGTTCATACAGGCGCAGGAAACAGCCGGAGCTGGTCAAGCGGACCCTGATCGATGAAGCGGCAAAACTTGCCGTGCGGGAAGGGCTTGCCTCTGTGACCGTTCAGGCCGTGTCCGACGCAGCGGGCGTGACCAAGGGCGGCTTCATCCATCATTTTCCGAGCAAGAAGGACCTGATCGACGCCGTCTTCGCTGAACTTCTCGAAGCGATCGATGACGATATCGATGCCCGCATGGCCAATGACCCCGAGCCCTATGGCTCGTTCACGCGCGCCTACATCGACTCGGTCTTCCAAAACAATCTCTGCACCAAGGGCGGCCAGTGGGCGCCGCTGACGATTTCGGCGCTGACGGATCCGTATCTGCGCGACCTCATGGCAAGCTGGACCGAGGAAAGGGCGCGGCGCCACAACGAGACGGATGGCGATACGCATTTGAGGATCGCGCGCCTTGCTGCCGACGGCATCTGGCTCGCCCATCTCTATAAGATCAGGATCACCGATCCAGAGAAGCTGAGGTCCGAGCTTCTGGCAACCACCAGAAAGGCGCATGCTGAGCGCAAGAACCAGGACACTTTGACCCGAATCGGGCATTGCCCTACAACCCAAGTCTAA
- a CDS encoding DUF1254 domain-containing protein, whose amino-acid sequence MLRLIFSVLTGLFGAALLHLVIILALPHYTGKDAQTRVLAEGDPNRFYLLSAHNDDAGLANSDPFLRTAVCAFDLEDNPVRFTAKGNVPFWSIAVYDGASNEVFSMNDRTSVGGALDVLVATPIQLTGLRKSLPAELQPTILVEMSHPQGYAVLRTLAPQASFDEAARSFLAGAGCEAYAPAD is encoded by the coding sequence ATGCTTAGGCTGATTTTCTCAGTCCTGACCGGCCTCTTCGGCGCCGCATTGCTCCATCTCGTCATCATTCTCGCGCTGCCGCACTACACCGGCAAAGACGCCCAGACGCGGGTGCTTGCTGAGGGTGATCCGAACCGTTTCTATCTGCTGTCGGCACACAACGACGATGCGGGGCTGGCAAACAGCGATCCTTTCCTTCGTACCGCCGTCTGCGCCTTCGATCTGGAAGACAACCCCGTCCGCTTCACGGCAAAAGGCAACGTGCCGTTCTGGTCGATCGCCGTCTATGACGGCGCCTCCAACGAAGTCTTCAGCATGAATGACAGGACATCTGTGGGGGGAGCGCTGGATGTACTCGTCGCCACGCCGATCCAGCTTACCGGCTTGCGAAAATCCCTGCCGGCGGAATTGCAGCCGACGATTCTTGTCGAGATGAGCCACCCGCAAGGCTATGCTGTGCTAAGAACGCTTGCCCCACAGGCAAGCTTCGACGAGGCAGCCAGAAGCTTCCTCGCGGGCGCCGGCTGTGAGGCCTATGCACCCGCCGACTGA
- a CDS encoding transglycosylase domain-containing protein: MQDPDNPEERPRRSRHILLKIDSWIDSTLWNAGFRSAEIWEDATIFFRRFRVRGWKRFVFELSGEALTLGAAGSVLMLLLAQPAFEATKEDWRNRGDFAVTFTDRYGNVIGHRGVIHQNSVPIDELPDSLIKAVLATEDRRFFDHFGIDFIGLFRAMSENARAGEVVQGGSTLTQQLAKNLFLSNERSIDRKITEAFLALWLEANLSKKEILSTYLDRAYMGGGTFGAAAASQFYFGKNITDVNLAESAMLAGLFKAPAKYAPHVNLPAARARANEVLTNIVQSGLMTEGQVIAARRSPATIVDRNEQESPDFFLDWAFEEVQRLAARFHQHSLIVRTTIDMGIQKAAEDAVETSLREYGESFNAKQGAMVMLENGGAVRAMVGGRDYGESQFNRATRALRQPGSSFKVYTYAVAMESGMTPQTTIVDAPIYWGNWSPHNYANRYAGRVTLETAIAQSINTIPVRLAKDKLGIQPIRAMAKAMGIESPVRDDVTIPIGTSEVTVLDQATAYAVFPAGGYQSRRHGIAQILDYGGDVLYDFDRDEPPAKRVLSEKADFYMNQMLTRIPYFGTARKAALDNGILTGGKTGTTQAYRDAWFVGFTGNYTCAVWFGNDDYTSTNNMTGGSLPAMTFKRAMDYAHQGIVLRPIPGVENPAPPAKDTAKTAAAKPEDSIPQLIRPRMLSVESTRILKDLGEKLKSAPPLEAQKVASAG; the protein is encoded by the coding sequence GTGCAGGATCCGGACAATCCAGAAGAGCGCCCGCGCAGAAGCCGGCACATCCTGCTGAAGATCGATTCATGGATCGATTCCACCCTCTGGAACGCCGGGTTCCGCTCCGCCGAAATCTGGGAAGACGCCACCATTTTTTTCCGCCGTTTCCGCGTGCGCGGCTGGAAGCGCTTTGTCTTCGAACTGAGCGGCGAAGCGCTGACGCTCGGCGCTGCCGGATCCGTTCTGATGCTCCTCCTTGCCCAGCCTGCCTTCGAGGCTACCAAGGAAGATTGGCGCAATCGCGGCGATTTCGCCGTCACCTTCACCGACCGCTACGGCAATGTCATCGGCCACCGCGGTGTCATCCATCAGAATTCAGTGCCCATCGACGAATTGCCGGATTCGCTGATCAAGGCGGTGCTCGCCACCGAGGACCGCCGCTTCTTCGACCATTTCGGCATTGATTTCATCGGCCTGTTCCGCGCCATGAGCGAAAATGCCCGCGCCGGCGAAGTCGTCCAGGGCGGCTCGACCCTGACGCAGCAGCTTGCCAAGAACCTTTTCTTGTCGAACGAGCGCTCGATCGATCGCAAGATCACCGAAGCCTTCCTGGCGCTCTGGCTCGAAGCCAACCTGTCGAAGAAGGAGATCCTGTCCACCTATCTCGACCGCGCCTATATGGGCGGCGGCACCTTCGGTGCGGCGGCAGCCTCGCAGTTCTACTTCGGCAAGAACATCACCGATGTGAACCTCGCAGAATCGGCAATGCTTGCCGGCCTTTTCAAGGCGCCGGCAAAGTATGCGCCCCACGTCAATTTGCCCGCGGCGCGCGCCCGCGCCAACGAAGTGCTTACCAATATCGTGCAGAGCGGATTGATGACCGAGGGCCAGGTGATTGCCGCCCGTCGCAGTCCGGCCACGATCGTCGACCGCAACGAGCAGGAATCGCCCGATTTCTTCCTCGACTGGGCCTTCGAGGAGGTCCAACGTCTTGCCGCCCGCTTCCACCAGCATTCACTGATCGTGCGCACCACGATCGACATGGGTATCCAGAAGGCGGCGGAAGATGCCGTCGAAACGTCGCTGCGAGAATATGGCGAGTCCTTTAACGCCAAGCAGGGTGCGATGGTGATGCTTGAAAACGGCGGTGCGGTGCGCGCCATGGTCGGAGGGCGGGACTATGGCGAAAGCCAGTTCAACCGCGCGACGCGGGCGCTGCGCCAGCCGGGCTCTTCCTTCAAGGTCTATACCTATGCAGTGGCGATGGAAAGCGGCATGACCCCGCAGACGACCATCGTCGATGCGCCGATCTATTGGGGCAACTGGAGCCCGCACAACTATGCGAACCGCTATGCCGGGCGCGTCACGCTCGAAACAGCGATCGCCCAATCGATCAACACGATCCCGGTGCGGCTCGCCAAGGACAAGCTCGGCATCCAGCCGATCCGCGCAATGGCCAAGGCGATGGGCATCGAATCGCCGGTGCGCGACGACGTGACGATCCCGATTGGAACCTCGGAAGTCACCGTTCTCGATCAGGCGACGGCTTATGCGGTGTTTCCGGCAGGCGGCTATCAGTCACGTCGCCATGGAATCGCGCAGATCCTCGATTACGGCGGCGACGTGCTTTACGATTTCGATCGCGACGAGCCGCCGGCAAAGCGCGTGCTGTCGGAAAAGGCCGATTTTTACATGAACCAGATGCTGACCCGCATCCCCTATTTCGGCACCGCCCGCAAGGCAGCACTCGACAACGGCATCCTGACCGGCGGCAAGACCGGCACGACACAGGCCTATCGCGACGCCTGGTTCGTCGGCTTCACCGGCAACTACACCTGCGCCGTCTGGTTCGGCAATGACGACTACACCTCGACGAACAACATGACCGGCGGCTCGCTTCCCGCCATGACCTTCAAGCGCGCCATGGATTACGCCCACCAGGGCATCGTGCTGCGCCCCATTCCCGGCGTCGAAAACCCAGCGCCGCCGGCCAAGGACACCGCCAAGACCGCCGCCGCCAAACCCGAAGACAGCATCCCGCAGCTCATCCGTCCCCGCATGCTCTCGGTGGAATCGACCAGGATCCTCAAGGACCTCGGCGAAAAGCTGAAATCCGCCCCGCCGCTCGAAGCGCAGAAGGTGGCGAGCGCAGGTTAG
- a CDS encoding class I SAM-dependent methyltransferase: protein MSTSDRQAHWQTVYTTKADSEVSWYEETPELSMVLLRQAGLTPEMSVIDIGGGTSRLVDALVASGQAHISVLDLSAAAIETAKSRLMDATRVEWIISDITAWTPGRQYDLWHDRAAFHFLTEAADQEAYVRVLWQALKNGGKAVIGTFAPDGPERCSGLPVARYDAQGLQAVLGSGFKLAATCRHEHTTPWGSVQQFQFCTFEKVAGARPFA from the coding sequence ATGTCCACAAGTGACCGGCAAGCCCACTGGCAGACTGTCTACACGACCAAGGCGGACAGCGAAGTCAGTTGGTACGAGGAGACGCCGGAGCTCTCGATGGTCCTTCTGCGTCAAGCCGGGCTGACGCCGGAAATGTCCGTGATCGACATCGGCGGCGGAACCTCGCGGCTGGTCGATGCACTTGTGGCATCGGGCCAGGCCCATATCAGCGTCCTCGATCTGTCTGCCGCGGCCATCGAGACGGCTAAGTCGCGACTGATGGATGCAACGCGTGTCGAGTGGATCATATCGGACATCACCGCCTGGACGCCGGGTCGCCAGTATGATCTCTGGCACGATCGCGCCGCCTTTCACTTCCTGACGGAGGCGGCCGACCAAGAGGCCTATGTCCGGGTGTTGTGGCAGGCTCTCAAGAATGGCGGCAAAGCCGTGATCGGCACCTTTGCGCCCGACGGACCGGAAAGATGCAGCGGCCTGCCGGTCGCCCGCTACGATGCGCAAGGTCTGCAGGCGGTTCTCGGCAGCGGCTTCAAGCTTGCCGCAACGTGCCGGCATGAACACACGACGCCATGGGGATCGGTGCAGCAATTCCAGTTCTGCACTTTCGAGAAGGTCGCTGGCGCGCGACCATTTGCCTGA
- a CDS encoding methyl-accepting chemotaxis protein, translated as MYALKTVEGVADEPAGHSAVALRHVLSKLAEEASTLGIDLVDIAGAIQDMAAMSARHATAFDHVTRTALSIAETNRAVAVSLNETDRTAAEARHMLKESAGRLSGSVEEIGHMVESSEEISAEINTFSKSLADVDKVAAEISTIARQTNLLALNAAIEAARAGEAGKGFAVVASEIRALSLQTSKATGSIQETLDELRIRIDRLSAAGSGARESAAGAKDKSEAMRGAFGKMEHVITRILDSSTVMARTTEAVDQQCAGFVAKLGEMSAEVLNSNVKLQHAAKRVDSVVGLSEKLVQLTASAGVQTADSLWIAKAQGVAAAISDVFEHALAEGRIGLEALFNRQYRPIPGTDPVQLMAAFTELTDRLLPPIQEPVAACDERIAFCAAVDENGYLPTHNRRFSEPQRPGDTVWNTANCRNRRIFNDRVGLAAGKSTAPFLVQTYRRDMGGGNFVMMKDISAPITVCGRHWGGLRLAVKV; from the coding sequence ATGTATGCGCTGAAGACGGTGGAGGGGGTTGCCGATGAGCCGGCTGGACACAGCGCGGTGGCATTGCGGCATGTCCTTTCCAAACTCGCCGAAGAGGCATCCACGCTCGGCATCGATCTCGTCGATATCGCCGGCGCCATCCAGGATATGGCGGCGATGTCGGCGCGCCATGCGACGGCGTTCGACCATGTGACGCGGACAGCCCTTTCGATCGCCGAGACGAACCGGGCAGTTGCCGTGTCGCTCAACGAGACGGACCGGACGGCAGCGGAGGCCCGGCACATGCTGAAGGAATCGGCCGGCCGTCTGTCGGGCTCGGTCGAAGAGATCGGCCATATGGTGGAGTCCTCCGAGGAGATCAGCGCCGAGATCAATACCTTCTCCAAATCGCTTGCCGATGTCGACAAGGTTGCCGCAGAAATCAGCACGATCGCGCGGCAGACGAACCTTCTGGCACTCAACGCCGCAATCGAGGCGGCGCGCGCCGGCGAGGCGGGCAAGGGCTTTGCCGTCGTCGCCTCGGAAATCCGGGCACTATCGCTGCAGACCTCCAAGGCCACTGGCTCGATCCAGGAAACGCTGGACGAGCTGCGCATCAGGATCGACCGTCTGTCGGCGGCAGGCAGCGGTGCGCGCGAAAGTGCTGCCGGCGCCAAGGACAAGTCCGAGGCAATGCGCGGCGCATTCGGCAAGATGGAGCATGTGATCACCCGCATCCTCGACAGCTCGACGGTCATGGCAAGGACGACCGAGGCCGTCGACCAGCAATGCGCCGGTTTTGTCGCCAAGCTCGGCGAGATGTCGGCCGAAGTGCTGAATTCCAACGTGAAGCTCCAGCATGCCGCAAAGCGCGTCGACAGCGTCGTCGGCCTTTCCGAGAAACTGGTGCAGTTGACCGCGAGCGCCGGTGTGCAAACGGCAGACAGCCTCTGGATCGCCAAGGCGCAAGGGGTGGCCGCCGCGATTTCCGATGTTTTCGAACATGCCCTCGCCGAAGGGCGCATCGGCCTCGAGGCGTTGTTCAACCGGCAGTACCGGCCGATCCCGGGAACCGATCCGGTGCAGCTCATGGCGGCATTCACGGAGCTCACCGACCGCCTGCTGCCGCCGATTCAAGAGCCCGTCGCAGCCTGCGACGAGCGCATTGCCTTTTGCGCGGCGGTCGACGAGAACGGCTACCTGCCGACGCACAACCGGAGATTCTCCGAACCCCAACGGCCCGGCGATACGGTGTGGAACACCGCCAACTGCCGCAACCGGCGCATCTTCAACGACCGCGTCGGCCTTGCAGCGGGAAAAAGCACGGCACCTTTCCTCGTGCAGACCTATCGCCGCGACATGGGCGGCGGCAATTTCGTGATGATGAAGGACATTTCCGCGCCGATCACCGTCTGCGGGCGGCATTGGGGCGGACTGAGGCTGGCGGTAAAGGTCTAG
- a CDS encoding TetR/AcrR family transcriptional regulator: MDTDQRRDEIIAVGCDVFIEYGYINTTVDLLAARCGISKRTFYEFFNGKADLLGDVLKSRSQSIFLVPETEDLPLVEQLAGIFFIGEDDSADAAAMKHYFMLEVGWEAAEQVAQLRDDFSLARADLAEWLRQMKQKGRITVDDADAAATMLVGIVFGSLSIGRAEMDLEERAKRTRAYLRSSLRIFANGLTA; encoded by the coding sequence GTGGACACCGATCAGCGACGGGATGAGATAATCGCCGTGGGATGCGATGTCTTTATCGAATACGGATACATCAACACGACGGTTGATTTGCTAGCGGCCCGATGCGGCATTTCCAAAAGAACCTTCTACGAGTTCTTCAATGGAAAAGCTGACCTTCTGGGCGATGTACTGAAATCCCGAAGCCAATCCATTTTCCTCGTCCCGGAAACCGAAGACCTTCCGCTGGTGGAACAGCTCGCCGGCATCTTCTTTATCGGTGAAGACGATTCGGCAGACGCGGCCGCCATGAAGCACTACTTCATGCTCGAGGTCGGCTGGGAAGCGGCGGAGCAGGTTGCGCAATTGCGGGACGATTTCAGCCTCGCACGTGCAGACCTCGCCGAATGGCTCAGGCAGATGAAGCAGAAGGGCCGCATAACGGTTGATGACGCAGACGCTGCAGCCACCATGCTGGTCGGCATCGTCTTCGGAAGCCTGAGCATCGGCCGGGCGGAAATGGACCTGGAAGAACGCGCGAAACGGACTCGGGCCTATCTTCGTTCGAGCCTCAGGATTTTCGCCAATGGACTGACTGCCTGA
- a CDS encoding DUF1214 domain-containing protein — protein MFRFPLFIAITLIVAFGGGIVVSLYALDATQGFGAIKLGAWEAFPELQTANADPYAKSHRARAGKLLYGSAEGLAFTASVDDSGERLNAACSYRISGQTPPARLWTLFTSDNSGNPASIRPGLPAALNSWTILRRADSSFTIDISANARAGNWLALPAAGTFRLVLTLFDTPTAGSSGVIDLAMPRLSKIGCGNA, from the coding sequence GTGTTTCGATTCCCGCTTTTTATCGCGATCACGCTGATTGTCGCTTTCGGCGGCGGGATCGTTGTTTCGCTCTATGCGCTGGACGCAACGCAAGGGTTTGGCGCCATCAAGCTCGGCGCCTGGGAGGCCTTTCCCGAATTGCAGACGGCAAATGCCGATCCTTACGCGAAGTCCCACCGCGCCCGCGCCGGCAAGCTGCTTTATGGCAGCGCCGAGGGGCTGGCATTCACGGCAAGCGTCGACGACAGCGGCGAGCGATTGAACGCGGCCTGCAGCTACCGCATCAGCGGCCAGACGCCGCCTGCCCGCCTGTGGACGCTGTTTACCTCCGACAACAGCGGCAATCCCGCCTCCATCCGTCCCGGGCTGCCCGCGGCGCTGAACTCCTGGACAATCCTGCGCCGAGCCGACAGCAGCTTCACGATCGACATCTCCGCCAATGCACGAGCGGGCAACTGGCTGGCACTTCCCGCCGCCGGCACGTTCCGGCTGGTGCTGACGCTGTTCGACACGCCGACTGCCGGCAGTTCGGGGGTGATCGATCTCGCGATGCCGAGGCTTTCGAAAATCGGATGCGGCAATGCTTAG
- a CDS encoding calcium-binding protein, with the protein MPTLSNGSELAVWEDINNESPDAILFSITETDGDVLGPGGAHTDYPFGWVDLASVDVFDGFFTVTTFTNDGRTEIFTTVETIVFDNEGRYIRTLSDQAAYLSTEIVSVAAESPDDIVVTWQGANEYFGGENTQYGPHQIILEGGALQSDTFVNHQPSAADMSFTLSPGQSLDDIEFSATDADFDLLSFVVVDGPDHGTLQQETRYEAGYYPFHQGQYAGSLHYHQDYLNGNLFDYSPSAGFTGTDSFTVYATDGQGNSSLATITIMIGPPAEEVALTDAKDVASYEAYDHPVLVAAMGGNDQITGSAFDDTVDGGAGKDRLRGGSGNDTLNGGTGHDRIYGGAGGDIFVFDSEPGPANCDKILDFSSADDVFRLDSSVFVGVAAGALDTDAFAKGRAALDEDDHIIYDTCSGRLFFDADGSGDAAAVAFAAVSRGTSLVADDFHFF; encoded by the coding sequence ATGCCCACTTTGAGCAATGGCAGTGAGCTTGCCGTATGGGAAGACATCAACAACGAGAGCCCCGATGCGATACTTTTCAGCATAACGGAAACGGACGGCGACGTCCTCGGACCGGGGGGCGCACATACGGATTATCCGTTTGGCTGGGTCGATCTTGCCTCGGTCGACGTGTTCGACGGCTTCTTTACCGTCACCACCTTTACCAATGACGGCAGGACTGAGATCTTCACGACTGTGGAAACTATCGTCTTCGACAATGAAGGCCGCTATATCCGCACGCTTTCGGACCAGGCAGCCTATCTTTCGACCGAGATTGTCTCCGTCGCTGCCGAAAGCCCCGACGACATAGTGGTGACATGGCAGGGCGCCAACGAATATTTCGGCGGCGAAAACACCCAGTACGGTCCGCATCAGATCATCCTGGAAGGCGGCGCGCTGCAGTCCGACACCTTCGTCAACCATCAGCCCAGCGCCGCCGACATGAGCTTCACGCTTTCGCCGGGCCAATCGCTAGACGACATCGAGTTCAGCGCGACGGATGCCGATTTCGACCTGTTGAGCTTCGTCGTCGTGGACGGACCGGACCACGGCACGCTGCAGCAGGAGACGCGATATGAAGCAGGCTATTACCCGTTCCACCAGGGCCAGTATGCGGGCAGCCTGCACTATCACCAGGACTACCTTAACGGCAACCTCTTCGACTATTCTCCATCGGCCGGCTTCACCGGCACCGACAGTTTCACGGTTTATGCCACAGACGGCCAGGGCAACAGCAGTCTGGCGACGATCACCATCATGATCGGGCCGCCGGCCGAAGAGGTCGCGCTCACCGATGCGAAAGACGTCGCCAGCTATGAGGCCTACGATCACCCGGTTCTCGTTGCCGCGATGGGCGGCAATGACCAGATCACCGGCAGCGCGTTCGACGATACCGTTGATGGCGGCGCTGGCAAGGACCGCCTGCGCGGCGGCAGCGGCAACGACACTCTCAACGGCGGAACCGGCCACGACAGGATCTATGGCGGGGCGGGCGGCGACATATTCGTTTTCGACAGCGAACCCGGCCCGGCGAACTGCGACAAAATCCTCGACTTCAGCTCCGCTGACGACGTCTTCAGGCTGGACAGCTCCGTTTTCGTCGGAGTTGCGGCGGGCGCGCTCGACACCGATGCCTTCGCCAAGGGCAGAGCCGCGCTGGATGAGGACGACCACATCATCTACGATACATGCTCCGGCCGCCTGTTCTTCGATGCAGACGGGAGCGGCGATGCGGCAGCGGTGGCCTTTGCGGCCGTGAGCCGTGGCACATCACTTGTAGCCGACGACTTCCACTTCTTCTAG